CCCCCAAGCAACACCCCGGAACCGCCGACATCAGCGGCTCCGGAACGGATCAGTTCTTCACGAAGAACTCCTTGATCGCGGCTGCGACCGTGCCGATCTGCTCCGGCGTCAGGCCCGGGAAGATCGGCAGCGAGAGCACCTCCTCCTGGATGCGCTCGGTCACCGGGAAGTCGCCGGCCGCGTACCCGAGGTGCGCGAACACCGGCTGCTGGTGCAGCGCCCGCGGGTAGTAGACCATCGTCGGCACGCCCCGCTCCTGCAGGTGCGCCCGCAGCTGGTCGCGCCGGTCGGTGAGGATGCTGAACTGGTTGTAGGTGTGGTGCGCCCCCGGGATCTCGACGGGGAGCGCGATCTGGTCGACACCGCCGAGCAGCTCGCGGTAGCGCGCCGCGTTGGCGCGGCGCTGCTCGTTCCACCCCTCGAGCAGCGGGAGCTTCAGCGAGAGGACGGCCGCCTGGACCGAGTCGAGCCGGCTGTTGTACCCGAGCAGCTCGTACGTGTCGCGCACCTTCGCGCCGTGCCCGCGGAGCATGCGCACCTTCTCGGCGACGGTGTCGTTGTCGGTGAGCACGATGCCGCCGTCGCCGATGGCGCCAAGGTTCTTCGTC
This portion of the bacterium genome encodes:
- a CDS encoding DegT/DnrJ/EryC1/StrS family aminotransferase — translated: MIPFIDLSCQHRPLEDRLASVFAEVLGGAQYILGPAVGRFEEEMARMHGVRHAIGCASGTDALLLGLLGAGVRSGDEVITTPFTFVATAEVIEHAGARPVFVDIDEATFNLDVTQIEAALTERTRAIIPVHLYGLACDMTAIGRIATRHKLKVIEDCAQATGSRWMGKVVGAIGDAGAFSFFPTKNLGAIGDGGIVLTDNDTVAEKVRMLRGHGAKVRDTYELLGYNSRLDSVQAAVLSLKLPLLEGWNEQRRANAARYRELLGGVDQIALPVEIPGAHHTYNQFSILTDRRDQLRAHLQERGVPTMVYYPRALHQQPVFAHLGYAAGDFPVTERIQEEVLSLPIFPGLTPEQIGTVAAAIKEFFVKN